A genomic stretch from Oscarella lobularis chromosome 11, ooOscLobu1.1, whole genome shotgun sequence includes:
- the LOC136192763 gene encoding src substrate cortactin-like, producing MWKAGVDIKVDASAGDDDWETDPDFVNEVSEEEQRWGAKTVEGSGRQEAFSMNKLRENVVTDDKQHKAKQFDAGPKASEGYGGKFGVQRDRMDKSALGHDYVAKVDKHSSQVDSAKGFGGRYGVQTDRQDKSAKTFDYQAKVEKHASQKDYSTGFGGKYGVQEKTDKSALGFDYQAKVEKHASQKDYSTGFGGKYGVQKDRQDKAAVGYDHQAQLEKHSSQTDHSKGFGGKYGVMEDRRDKSALGWDHKSDLEKHSSQTDHSQGFGGKYGVQEDRMDKSAGTYDQMQDVKSTYKTERGPGGSAGGIRARFERMAQEQEEEVARKAEEEKERRRQREEREREAARARQEAAAAQEEEEEEAYQQEPEPEPEPEPEPEPEEDVYQPEPEPEPEPEPEQEPEAIYDEVGGAAEPEPEPEPEPEPEEQLYDEIQVQETRGEPEQADQDIYDDVGEAEPDAAAAEESGMRAKAVYDYQATGDDEISFDPDDIIENIEQVDEGWWRGTFNGQTGLFPSNYVELI from the exons TCGTG AACGAAGTCTCCGAAGAGGAGCAGCGATGGGGAGCAAAGACAGTCGAAGGATCGGGTCGTCAAGAGGCGTTCAGCATGAACAAATTGcgcgagaacgtcgtcaccGACGACAAGCAGCACAAAGCGA AGCAATTCGACGCAGG ACCGAAAGCGTCTGAAGGATACGGTGGAAAGTTCGGCGTTCAGCGCGATCGAATGGAtaaa TCTGCTCTTGGACATGATTACGTTGCAAAAGTGGACAAGCATTCGTCTCAGGTCGATTCTGCGAAGGGTTTTGGCGGACGATATGGCGTGCAGACAGATAGGCAGGACAAG AGTGCTAAAACCTTTGACTATCAGGCCAAGGTGGAGAAGCATGCTTCGCAGAAAG acTATTCGACTGGTTTTGGCGGGAAGTACGGCGTGCAAGAAAAAACGGACAAG AGTGCTCTGGGTTTTGACTACCAAGCCAAAGTCGAAAAGCATGCTTCGCAGAAAG ACTATTCAACTGGGTTTGGAGGAAAGTATGGCGTTCAGAAAGACAGACAAGACAAA GCTGCTGTGGGCTATGATCATCAGGCGCAGCTGGAGAAGCATTCTTCGCAGACTG ATCACTCCAAGGGTTTTGGTGGAAAGTATGGCGTTATGGAAGATAGAAGGGATAAA TCCGCTTTGGGCTGGGATCACAAATCGGATTTAGAGAAACACTCATCTCAAACCG ACCATTCTCAGGGTTTCGGTGGAAAATATGGAGTGCAAGAAGATAGAATGGACAAG tctgCGGGTACCTATGATCAAATGCAAGACGTCAAATCAACTTATAAAACCGAACGAGGACCAGGCGGCAGCGCCGGCGGCATCCGGGCTAGATTTGAGAGAATGGCTCAAGAGCAGGAAGAG GAAGTGGCAAGAAAagcggaagaggagaaggagagaagacgacagagagaggaaagagaaagagaagcggCTAGAGCCCGACAAGAA GCGGCGGCTGCccaagaggaggaagaggaggaagccTACCAGCAAGAACCTGAACCGGAACCGGAACCTGAACCTGAACCTGAACCCGAGGAAGATGTTTATCAGCCTGAACCTGAGCCGGAACCCGAACCTGAGCCGGAACAAGAGCCAGAGGCTATTTATGACGAAGTGGGCGGCGCAGCGGAGCCGGAGCCGGAGCCAGAGCCAGAGCCAGAGCCGGAGGAGCAACTTTATGACGAAATACAAGTGCAGGAAACGCGGGGGGAGCCCGAGCAAGCTGATCAAGATATTTATGACGATGTCGGAGAAGCAGAACCGGATGCCGCTGCTGCAGAGGAGAGTGGAATGAGAGCAAAAGCCGTCTATGACTATCAAGCTA CTGGAGACGATGAAATCTCTTTTGATCCGGATGACATTATAGAGAATATTGAGCAGGTCGATGAGGGCTGGTGGCGCGGCACGTTTAATGGTCAAACTGGACTCTTTCCTTCGAATTACGTTGAACTGATTTga